From the Entomomonas sp. E2T0 genome, one window contains:
- the cbiG gene encoding cobalt-precorrin 5A hydrolase — translation MTQILAMNLEKPELAILTVTPGAKAQALRLAKLIPCDCYTSDKLVSEGFIGFNGSMADCVKRLFASYQSLLFICATGITVRMIAPLVTDKLADPAVLVMDEQAQHVISLLSGHVGGGNKLTMQIAQLLGATPVITTATDVNQVAALDTLIQEVGGDVASYRQQVKDINQILVSGQRVGLYLEQVSVKDVRGFVAVTDLKQLPSELAALVVVSNRTDLQVNSDYPVIQVIPKNIVVGMGCRRDTDAELIYQTLCQHLAKYQLDIRAIKQIGSVIIKQDEQGLIALAKRLAVPFTVFTIEELQQHEHRFAASEFVRKTLGIGSVSQPSAWIMSDGNLLGETLKQDGITITLGVSICCI, via the coding sequence ATGACGCAGATTTTAGCCATGAATTTAGAAAAGCCTGAATTAGCTATACTAACCGTTACACCAGGGGCTAAAGCACAGGCTTTACGCTTGGCTAAGTTAATTCCTTGTGATTGTTATACCAGCGATAAGCTGGTTAGCGAAGGCTTTATAGGCTTTAACGGTAGCATGGCGGATTGTGTAAAAAGGTTATTCGCTAGTTATCAGTCATTACTGTTTATTTGTGCCACTGGTATTACGGTGCGCATGATTGCGCCCTTAGTGACTGATAAGTTAGCAGACCCTGCGGTACTGGTAATGGATGAGCAAGCACAGCATGTCATTAGTTTACTCTCTGGGCATGTTGGTGGTGGTAATAAGCTAACTATGCAGATTGCCCAACTGTTAGGGGCAACCCCTGTTATTACTACGGCTACTGATGTTAATCAAGTGGCGGCATTAGATACCTTAATTCAAGAAGTAGGCGGGGATGTAGCTTCTTATCGACAACAGGTTAAAGATATTAATCAAATATTGGTGAGTGGTCAGCGAGTTGGACTATACCTTGAACAGGTTAGTGTCAAAGATGTTCGAGGCTTTGTAGCGGTAACAGACCTTAAGCAATTACCAAGCGAATTAGCTGCCCTCGTGGTTGTATCCAATCGCACCGATTTACAGGTTAATAGTGATTACCCAGTGATTCAAGTTATTCCCAAAAATATTGTAGTGGGGATGGGCTGTCGGCGTGATACCGATGCTGAGTTAATCTATCAAACACTTTGTCAGCACTTAGCAAAATATCAGCTAGATATACGAGCCATTAAACAAATTGGCAGTGTCATTATTAAGCAAGATGAACAAGGGCTTATTGCTTTAGCTAAGCGTTTAGCAGTGCCCTTTACCGTATTTACGATTGAAGAGTTACAGCAGCATGAGCATCGCTTTGCTGCTTCTGAATTTGTCCGCAAAACCCTAGGCATAGGCAGTGTATCACAGCCCTCTGCGTGGATTATGAGCGACGGCAATTTATTAGGTGAAACGTTAAAACAGGATGGTATTACCATCACATTAGGAGTAAGTATATGTTGTATTTAG